The Coprobacillus cateniformis DNA window ATTACGATACCCATGAAGGATGCCTTTCACATATTGGAGAAAAAGCTGTGAAAAGATATGAAAAAATAAAGGTAGAATACAAAGATATTCATTTTAAAGTAAAGATTAAAACATTTGAAGGATATGTTGCACAAATTATCCAACATGAAATAGATCATTGTCAAGGGATTTTAATTTAGAATCATTAAGAAATTATTGGCAATAATTTAAGGGAGGAGATGAAGTTATGTGTGGAAGATATTATTTTGATGGTGAAACATATACTCTAATAAAGTCTATTGTTCAAGATAATCAATATGAGTATGATGAGGGTGAAAGAGATTTCTTTCCAAGTCAGGATATACCAGTCATCATTGTAAAGAATGAACATTTAACATTGGTTCCATTAAAGTGGGGTTATACAATGAAACAAAATTCATCATTAGTTATCAATGCAAGATGTGAAACATTATTAGAAAAAAGAATGTTTGCTGCAGATGCGAAAACACATAGATGTATTGTTCCAGCAAAAGGCTTTTATGAGTGGGATTCACATAAGAATAAAATCTCATTTGAGCCAAAGCAACATGCTATCTTATTAATGGCTGGAATATATCGTGAAACTCAAAATGAGGTTACAATCATTACAACTAAGGCTAATCAGACAATGCAGGGTATCCATTCAAGAATGCCTTTAGTCATTCCACAAAGTGATCTTCATAAGTGGTTATATGATAATCAATATTTGGAATCTTTTTTGAGTTTGGTTCCTGATGAATTAAATATTATTTCTGGTCAGATTCAACAATCATTATTTGATTAATTGCATATATTATATTGGTGATGTCTATGTCTTTACCTAATGTCCATCCTTTGGTGCTAGATGAAATTATTGTCTTAATAAGTGCCGCTTTCATGGAATCCTTTTCAGCTGATGAACAGGCTGTAGTAGGAACTTTTTTAGCAACACTTGGCAGTGTAGTTTCTTTAAACAGCGTTTATCTGTTATATATTCAAGGGCAAAATCAACTTTTGAATCAGGATAACAAAGATGAAAATCAAGATAAAGACCAAAGTGACAGTGATTATGATTTATTAGAAAAAAGTATTGATAAGATTAAAGAAGAGATTGAAAAGTTAAAAAATAAATAGTTAAAGATAATAAAACACAAAAAGAATTTTTCATCTGATTGTGTTTTCTATTATATTTATATATTTTTAGAACCCCATTTACACATTTCCTGTAAAATAGGCATAAATGATTTGCCTTTGTCAGATAAAGAATATTCAACTTTTGGTGGTATTTGGGGATATTCATGACGAACAATCAATCCATCTACCTCTAATTCTTTAAGTTTATTTGAAAGCATTTTATGAGTCACTCCTTGAAGTGCTCTTTTTAATTCACTATAACGCATGACTTCTGTTTTCCATAACCAAAATAAAATATGCATTTTCCATTTTCCTTCTATTAATGAAAACGCGTAAGCAAAAGGTTTAATATTAATGTCTTCATAAGATAATTCCATATATTCACTCTCCTTTGTGATAGTATCTATATAAAAAGTGCGTTCTATACAAAAGAGTATATATAAAATATAATAGAATTGCAATGAATATAAAAATAAGGAGAAATCATATGACATTATTTAAAGAAACAAAAATAGGCAACTTAACTGTAAAAAATCATTTTATACGTTCTGCGACTTATGAAGGCAAAGCGACTGAAGATGGAAGACCAACTGATGAAATTAAACATCAATATGTAGAACTCGCTAAGGGGGATGTTGGTACGATTATTACAAGTTATGCATATATCACACCTTATGAACAACCAACTAAAAATCAATTAGGTATCTATGATGATAGTCTTATTCCTGACTATGCTAAGATTGTAGATGCTGTTCATGCATATGGAACTAAGATTATTATGCAGATTGTTCATGGCAGTTCAATTGGACAAGGGTATATTGAAACAGCTACGGTTTTAGGACCATCAGCAATAACTCATCCAACATCACAAATCACACCTCAGGAAATGACAAAGGAAGATATTAAGAATGTTGTTCATTATTTTGCACTTGCTGCTAAAAGAGCGAAATCTGCTGGGTTTGATGGTGTTCAAATACATTGTGCCCATGGGTATTTGTTATCACAGTTTATATCTCCACTCTTCAATCACAGACATGATCAATATGGTGGAAATACTGAAAATCGTTCACGTATTGTTCTAGAGGTTTATCAAGCTATACGTGAAGAGGTTGGTGAAGATTATCCTATATGGATAAAAATCAATTCATCTGATGAACAAGAGGGTGGCTTGAGTGTAGAAGAGTTTATAAA harbors:
- a CDS encoding SOS response-associated peptidase; this translates as MCGRYYFDGETYTLIKSIVQDNQYEYDEGERDFFPSQDIPVIIVKNEHLTLVPLKWGYTMKQNSSLVINARCETLLEKRMFAADAKTHRCIVPAKGFYEWDSHKNKISFEPKQHAILLMAGIYRETQNEVTIITTKANQTMQGIHSRMPLVIPQSDLHKWLYDNQYLESFLSLVPDELNIISGQIQQSLFD
- a CDS encoding NADH:flavin oxidoreductase, whose product is MTLFKETKIGNLTVKNHFIRSATYEGKATEDGRPTDEIKHQYVELAKGDVGTIITSYAYITPYEQPTKNQLGIYDDSLIPDYAKIVDAVHAYGTKIIMQIVHGSSIGQGYIETATVLGPSAITHPTSQITPQEMTKEDIKNVVHYFALAAKRAKSAGFDGVQIHCAHGYLLSQFISPLFNHRHDQYGGNTENRSRIVLEVYQAIREEVGEDYPIWIKINSSDEQEGGLSVEEFINIATKLSNAGMNAIEVSGNQLKKHKAQERAYYKDAAVRLSQVISTPVILTGGLRELKDIQPIYETSHVHFFGFSRPFIKDATFIKRLQTQI
- a CDS encoding winged helix-turn-helix transcriptional regulator, which gives rise to MELSYEDINIKPFAYAFSLIEGKWKMHILFWLWKTEVMRYSELKRALQGVTHKMLSNKLKELEVDGLIVRHEYPQIPPKVEYSLSDKGKSFMPILQEMCKWGSKNI